In Cryptomeria japonica chromosome 10, Sugi_1.0, whole genome shotgun sequence, a genomic segment contains:
- the LOC131059862 gene encoding uncharacterized protein LOC131059862, giving the protein MEETRNKLAQAEPLRGLFALTAAAEFLQWTASHTSESSSCLPSRYFFSSPCNTGDSEASCGAEIFSRNLYSRRLSDSSAEESSCLTSFAGNSTFGSHKTQPKAGRLAHLATVACSTRFALCEFSNLNSFALQTSKKIRSARSFKKNKTSCVGWISMLTPTTVNSPFNPEDGSPGDGTIDTASTGIASSSRISSTSRQNNLSSRQKKPHLKRKENNCRKAIPFKTTRLELRCIAIRKFLVDQTFSSETRIRANFGNTPDTSKALRLLVKQNLVKRFGAGGRPDPFVYMAIVPPGLSELEKLKECGEFSSMICNDSLNFSE; this is encoded by the exons ATGGAAGAAACAAGAAATAAATTAGCACAGGCAGAGCCTTTGAGAGGTCTTTTTGCTTTAACTGCTGCTGCTGAATTTCTTCAATGGACGGCCTCACATACTTCTGAATCTTCTTCCTGTTTGCCCTCACGTTATTTCTTCTCTTCACCCTGTAATACCGG TGATTCCGAGGCTTCTTGCGGGGCGGAAATATTCTCCAGAAATTTGTACAGCAGGCGTTTAAGTGATTCTTCTGCTGAAGAGTCGTCTTGCTTAACAAGCTTTGCGGGGAATTCAACATTTGGAAGCCATAAGACTCAACCGAAGGCTGGAAGGCTCGCTCATTTAGCCACAGTTGCTTGCTCTACTCGATTTGCCTTGTGCGAGTTTAGCAATTTAAATTCGTTCGCGTTACAG ACTTCGAAGAAAATACGTTCAGCCAGGAGCTTTAAGAAAAACAAAACGAGCTGTGTAGGTTGGATCTCGATGCTGACTCCAACGACCGTTAACTCGCCTTTCAATCCTGAAGACGGATCTCCAGGAGATGGTACCATCGACACGGCTTCGACAGGAATCGCCTCCTCATCACGAATCTCTAGCACGAGTAGGCAAAATAATCTCTCTTCCCGACAGAAGAAGCCTCatctgaaaagaaaggaaaataattGTCGTAAAGCGATTCCATTCAAAACCACGCGGCTTGAGCTCCGTTGCATAGCTATTAGGAAGTTTCTTGTCGATCAAACCTTTTCTTCTGAGACGCGCATTCGCGCAAATTTTGGAAACACTCCTGACACCAGCAAGGCTCTCAGACT ACTTGTGAAGCAAAACCTGGTTAAACGCTTTGGAGCTGGAGGAAGACCCGATCCATTTGTCTACATG GCCATAGTTCCTCCAGGGTTAAGTGAGCTTGAAAAGCTGAAGGAATGTGGAGAGTTCAGCAGTATGATATGCAATGACTCATTGAACTTTTCTGAATAG